A segment of the Sphingobacterium oryzagri genome:
TCCTTGTTTCATCGAGGCGATCTTTCGCACTAATCCTTCCCACACAAGCCAATTGCCGCGCAGGCCAGGATGACAGGTCAAAATTTTTTTGAATAATTTTGACCAATAATCCTCATGCCTTCCCATCGTACATCCTGCGTCAATTGCTTGTCTTCCATCGCTTGATGAAACGTCGATAACGTTGATCGCCGAGCGTTTAATAACGCAAGCGTTCACGATTTCGCAAAGCGATAAAGAAAAATTGACCTCAGCGAGGTCATATATTTATAGAGAATGTTGATTTCCTTTTTTCGACTCCTATAGGAGTCGTATGTCGCTTTTGTCCCTCGCCGGGACGGGGACTTCCTTTTGCAGGCCAAAAGTAAGCAAAAGCCTTTTGTTTCATCTAGGCGATTTGTCGCACCATCCTTCCCACACAAGCCAATTGACGCGCAGGCTAGAAATTGTTATAAAAAAAAAACTTTTGTATTTTTTAATAACAATTTCTCATGCCTTCCCTGCGCACAACCTGCGTCAATTGCTTGTCTTCCATCGCTTGATGAAACGTTGATAACGTTGTTCGCACACCGTTTAATAACGCAAGCGTTCACGATTTCGCAAAGCGATAATGAAAAATTGACCTCAGCGAGGTCATATATTTATAGAGAATGTTGATTTCCTTTTTTCGACTCCTATAGGAGTCGCATATCGCTATTGTCCGTTTCCGGGACGGGGACTTCCTTTTGCAGGCCAAAAGTAAGCAAAAGCCTTTTGTTTCATTGAGGCGATTTGTAGCACGAATCCGTCCCACACCAGGCAATTTCTGATGCCTTGTCATCGCACCTAACCTATAATCTTCTATACTGTAAACTTAATCTGAGCGCATAAAAAAAGGTTTTCAAACGGGGAGAATGAAAACCTTTAGCTAACCAATTATAAACCTAAATTATGATGATACAAATATAGTGTATTAAATACACTAAGTCCAAATTTATTTTACTTTTTTAGAAGAGAAATCCGAATAATTTTTAAATGCAATATTGTTGCTTTTGTGTTTTATTGTTTTTACATTTGATAACCTAATAGCTTATAGATGGAAATGCGTAGCTAATTGTGTTGCACTAATGAAGCTTTTAGCAATGAATAGTATAGAGAAGACCCATAATGTAATCATGGTATGAAGGAAAGAAAACTGCCGGTAACGGTTTTAAGTGGTTTTTTGGGAGCAGGAAAGACCACGCTGCTCAATCACATTTTGCACAACAAGGAGCAGCTTAAAGTCGCGGTCATCGTGAACGATATGAGCGAAGTAAACATCGATGCACAGCTTGTGGCGCGTGAACATACGTTATCGCGCACCGAAGAGCGCTTAGTCGAGATGAGCAATGGCTGTATTTGCTGTACATTGCGCGAAGACCTGATGATCGAAGTGGAGCGGCTCGCAAAAGAAGAGCGTTTTGACTATCTGCTCATTGAAAGCACCGGGATTTCTGAACCAATTCCAGTGGCGCAAACGTTTAGCTATGTAGATGAACAAAGCGGGATTGATCTCTCGGCGTTTAGCTACATCGACACGATGGTCACCGTGGTAGACTGTTTCAATTTTTTCAAAGATTTTGGTAGTGTCGATACCTTGTTGGATCGTGCGCTTACCGATGATGCATTGGATGGTCGATCAATCGTCAACCTGTTGACGGATCAAATTGAGTTTGCGAACGTGATCGTACTCAATAAAACAGATTTGGTGGCTGACGAAACCGTTTCGCTATTGGCTGCGGCAATCCATAAGCTTAATCCGTCAGCCAAGATCATTCGATCAAATTTCGGACAGGTGCCGGCAAAGGAAATTATCGGGACTAATGCTTTCGACTTTGATGAAGCTTCATCCTCGGCCGGCTGGCTGAAAGAATTGCAAGGCGTCCATACGCCAGAAACAGAAGAGTACGGTATTTCGTCTTTTGTATTTCGAAGTCAGGCGCCTTTTCATCCCGCGCGGTGGTA
Coding sequences within it:
- a CDS encoding GTP-binding protein; protein product: MKERKLPVTVLSGFLGAGKTTLLNHILHNKEQLKVAVIVNDMSEVNIDAQLVAREHTLSRTEERLVEMSNGCICCTLREDLMIEVERLAKEERFDYLLIESTGISEPIPVAQTFSYVDEQSGIDLSAFSYIDTMVTVVDCFNFFKDFGSVDTLLDRALTDDALDGRSIVNLLTDQIEFANVIVLNKTDLVADETVSLLAAAIHKLNPSAKIIRSNFGQVPAKEIIGTNAFDFDEASSSAGWLKELQGVHTPETEEYGISSFVFRSQAPFHPARWYSYLHDQYPTSIIRAKGLFWIASRPNMAVNFSQAGGSLRVESAGSWWCSMPFMERMQYESFHENRDLIESRWHSKWGDRQNELVFIGQDLDKERCLQELESCLLTADEAVDWEAKIWEDDFPLPN